In the genome of Streptomyces racemochromogenes, one region contains:
- a CDS encoding DUF952 domain-containing protein: MIFHIVPLADWSAAPGSPYAPGSLAAEGFVHCSADRATVLAIADSHYRGVPGVLLAVELDEAALTAEVRRTGPGDPYPHVHGPLNRDAVSRVWEVVRTSGGPADLVPWLAE, from the coding sequence ATGATCTTCCACATCGTTCCGCTCGCCGACTGGAGCGCGGCTCCCGGCTCCCCGTACGCCCCCGGCTCGCTCGCCGCCGAGGGCTTCGTGCACTGTTCGGCGGACCGGGCCACCGTGCTGGCCATCGCGGACTCCCACTACCGCGGGGTGCCCGGCGTGCTGCTCGCCGTGGAGCTGGACGAGGCCGCCCTGACGGCGGAGGTCCGCCGGACGGGGCCCGGGGACCCGTACCCCCACGTCCACGGACCGCTGAACCGCGACGCCGTGTCCCGCGTGTGGGAGGTCGTACGCACTTCCGGCGGCCCGGCGGACCTGGTCCCCTGGCTCGCGGAGTGA
- a CDS encoding lysophospholipid acyltransferase family protein, translating into MRRDPGRRAARQVSGTPSPRGAAVGRRIGIGLMYGLWKPRVLGAWKVPASGPVILAVNHAHNIDGPMVMGTAPRPLHFLIKKEAYVGPLGPFLEGIGQVKVDRAGTDRTAISRALGVLENGGALGIFPEGTRGEGDFASLRAGLAYFAVRSGAPVVPVAVLGSTEAKGRIVKGLPPLRSRVDVVFGSAFDAGDGTGRRTRTALDEATARIQGRLTAHLADAKRLTGR; encoded by the coding sequence ATGCGTCGTGACCCTGGTCGAAGAGCGGCGCGCCAAGTGAGCGGTACGCCCTCCCCCAGGGGTGCGGCGGTCGGCAGGCGCATCGGCATCGGCCTCATGTACGGGCTGTGGAAGCCGCGCGTGCTGGGCGCCTGGAAGGTGCCCGCCTCCGGCCCCGTCATCCTGGCCGTGAACCACGCGCACAACATCGACGGACCCATGGTCATGGGCACCGCGCCGAGGCCGCTGCACTTCCTGATCAAGAAGGAGGCGTACGTCGGCCCGCTCGGCCCGTTCCTGGAGGGGATCGGGCAGGTGAAGGTGGACCGCGCCGGCACCGACCGCACCGCGATCAGCCGCGCCCTGGGCGTGCTGGAGAACGGCGGCGCCCTGGGGATATTCCCCGAGGGCACCCGGGGCGAGGGGGACTTCGCGTCCCTGCGCGCCGGGCTCGCCTACTTCGCCGTCCGCAGCGGTGCCCCGGTCGTCCCCGTGGCCGTCCTGGGCAGCACCGAGGCCAAGGGCCGCATCGTCAAGGGCCTGCCGCCGCTGCGCAGCCGGGTCGACGTGGTCTTCGGCTCCGCCTTCGACGCCGGCGACGGCACGGGCCGTCGTACGCGCACCGCGCTGGACGAGGCCACCGCACGCATCCAGGGACGGCTGACCGCCCACCTGGCCGACGCCAAGCGCCTCACCGGGCGCTGA
- a CDS encoding nucleotidyltransferase domain-containing protein: MDDLTLVRDHTIYACVMGSRAFGLATEASDTDRRGVYLAPTPLFWRFEKPPTHVEGPREEEFSWELERFCELALRANPNILECLHSPLVERLTPVGEELLSLRGAFLSRRAHTTFSRYAVSQHRKLLADVRVHGAPRWKHAMHLLRLLASCRDLLRTGRLTIAAGPDRERFLAVKRGEVGWDEVDAWMARLAEQSEAALSTSPLPDGPDEARVADFLHRTRRASAF, from the coding sequence ATGGACGACCTCACCCTGGTCCGGGACCACACGATCTACGCCTGCGTGATGGGCTCCCGCGCCTTCGGACTGGCCACGGAGGCGAGCGACACCGACCGGCGCGGTGTCTACCTCGCCCCCACGCCGCTCTTCTGGCGGTTCGAGAAGCCCCCGACCCATGTCGAGGGGCCCCGGGAGGAGGAGTTCTCCTGGGAGCTGGAACGCTTCTGCGAGCTGGCCCTGCGCGCCAACCCGAACATCCTGGAGTGCCTGCACTCCCCACTGGTGGAGCGGCTCACCCCGGTCGGCGAGGAACTGCTGTCCCTGCGCGGGGCCTTCCTCTCCCGCCGGGCCCACACCACCTTCAGCCGGTACGCGGTCTCCCAGCACCGCAAGCTCCTCGCGGACGTCCGCGTCCACGGCGCCCCGCGCTGGAAGCACGCCATGCACCTGCTGCGCCTGCTGGCCTCCTGCCGCGACCTGCTGCGCACCGGCCGCCTCACGATCGCGGCGGGCCCCGACCGCGAGCGGTTCCTCGCGGTCAAGCGGGGCGAGGTCGGCTGGGACGAGGTCGACGCCTGGATGGCCCGCCTCGCCGAGCAGTCCGAGGCGGCCCTCTCCACCAGCCCGCTCCCCGACGGCCCGGACGAGGCCCGCGTCGCGGACTTCCTCCACCGCACCCGCCGCGCCTCGGCCTTCTAG
- a CDS encoding AAA family ATPase: protein MSGPKRYGHGLVLGKFYPPHAGHHHLVRTAQDQCERLTVLVCAASVESVPLADRVAWMREEHPGAEVVGAVDDVPVDLHDPGIWEAHMAIFRGAVRRRVDAVFTSEEYGSELARRFGAEEVCVDPARSLFPVSGTAVREDPAATWEFLGPGVRAALTRRVVVLGAESTGTTTLSRELAAHYRRRGGVWAKTGWVAEYGRRYSEEKLAAARAVDPAASWEDVTFTSAEFPVIARRQDEEEERAARLGSPVLFCDTDSFATGIWHARYLGGRNAEVERIAARRPRDLYLLTDHEGVPFEDDGLRDGPQLRPWMTARFRRELTRTGRRFAVVSGDRRTRLDAAVAAVDGLLREGWHFAAPLPERR from the coding sequence ATGAGCGGGCCGAAGCGCTACGGCCACGGGCTGGTGCTGGGCAAGTTCTACCCGCCGCACGCCGGCCACCACCACCTGGTGCGCACCGCCCAGGACCAGTGCGAGCGGCTGACCGTGCTGGTCTGCGCCGCCTCCGTCGAGTCGGTACCGCTCGCCGACCGGGTCGCCTGGATGCGCGAGGAGCACCCCGGCGCGGAGGTGGTCGGCGCGGTCGACGACGTCCCCGTCGACCTGCACGACCCCGGCATCTGGGAGGCGCACATGGCGATCTTCCGCGGCGCGGTGCGCCGGCGCGTGGACGCCGTCTTCACCTCCGAGGAGTACGGGAGCGAACTCGCCCGCCGCTTCGGCGCCGAGGAGGTCTGCGTGGACCCGGCGCGCAGCCTGTTCCCGGTGTCCGGGACCGCCGTGCGCGAGGACCCGGCCGCCACCTGGGAGTTCCTCGGACCCGGCGTACGGGCCGCCCTCACCCGCAGGGTCGTCGTCCTGGGCGCCGAGTCCACCGGCACCACCACCCTCTCGCGGGAGCTGGCCGCGCACTACCGCCGCCGCGGCGGGGTGTGGGCCAAGACCGGCTGGGTCGCCGAGTACGGACGGCGGTACAGCGAGGAGAAGCTCGCCGCCGCACGCGCCGTCGACCCGGCGGCCTCCTGGGAGGACGTGACCTTCACCTCGGCGGAGTTCCCGGTGATCGCCCGCCGCCAGGACGAGGAGGAGGAGCGGGCCGCCCGGCTCGGCTCTCCGGTGCTGTTCTGCGACACCGACTCCTTCGCCACCGGCATCTGGCACGCGCGCTACCTCGGCGGCCGCAACGCCGAGGTCGAGAGGATCGCCGCCCGCCGCCCCCGCGACCTGTACCTGCTCACCGACCACGAGGGAGTGCCCTTCGAGGACGACGGGCTGCGCGACGGACCGCAGCTCAGACCCTGGATGACCGCCCGCTTCCGCCGGGAGCTCACCCGCACCGGCAGGCGTTTCGCGGTCGTGAGCGGGGACCGGCGGACCCGGCTCGACGCGGCCGTGGCAGCGGTCGACGGCCTGCTCCGCGAAGGCTGGCACTTCGCCGCGCCCCTCCCGGAGCGCCGGTGA
- a CDS encoding NUDIX hydrolase, whose product MNYDPYAFEPFAVTVDLAVLTVRGGALHVLLIRRGQEPYAGAWALPGGFVLPRESAETAARRELEEETGLPPALVAALHLEQLRTYSEPDRDPRMRVVSVAFTALVPDMPEPAAEGGGDADRARWVPVAGASDLAFDHGLILADARRRVGSKLEYTCLATAFCPPEFTLGELQAVYETVWDTSLDRPNFRRKVLATPGFVQAVPGAARLTGGRGKPAALYRAGPATTLHPPLLRPSEGPTQ is encoded by the coding sequence GTGAACTACGACCCGTACGCCTTCGAGCCCTTCGCGGTGACCGTCGACCTCGCCGTCCTCACCGTGCGCGGCGGCGCCCTGCACGTCCTGCTGATCCGGCGCGGCCAGGAACCGTACGCGGGCGCCTGGGCGCTCCCCGGCGGCTTCGTCCTGCCCCGGGAGTCCGCCGAGACGGCCGCCCGCCGGGAGCTCGAAGAGGAGACCGGCCTGCCGCCCGCGCTGGTCGCCGCCCTGCACCTGGAACAGCTGCGCACCTACAGCGAACCGGACCGCGACCCCCGCATGCGGGTCGTGTCGGTCGCCTTCACCGCCCTCGTCCCCGACATGCCCGAACCGGCCGCGGAGGGCGGCGGCGACGCCGACCGGGCCCGGTGGGTGCCTGTGGCCGGGGCCTCGGACCTCGCCTTCGACCACGGGCTGATCCTGGCGGACGCCCGGCGGCGGGTGGGCTCCAAGCTGGAGTACACCTGCCTGGCCACCGCCTTCTGCCCGCCCGAGTTCACCCTCGGGGAGCTCCAGGCCGTCTACGAGACCGTCTGGGACACCTCCCTGGACCGCCCCAACTTCCGCCGCAAGGTGCTCGCCACGCCCGGCTTCGTGCAGGCCGTGCCCGGCGCCGCCCGGCTGACCGGAGGCCGCGGCAAACCCGCCGCGCTGTACCGGGCCGGCCCGGCGACCACCCTCCACCCGCCCCTGCTCCGCCCCTCGGAAGGACCCACCCAGTGA
- the cmk gene encoding (d)CMP kinase — METAAPSAVIVAIDGPSGTGKSSTSKAVAAKLGLRYLDTGAQYRAITWWMITNGVDTDDPQAIALAAGKPAIVSGTDPAAPTITVDGLDASGPIRTQEVTSKVSAVSAVPEVRALITDLQRSIAAEAAQEADGIVVEGRDIGTTVLPDADLKVFLTASPEARAARRSGELRGKEATDLAATREALIKRDAADSGRKTSPLAKAGDAVEVDTTELTLDQVIECVVTLVEERRAK; from the coding sequence GTGGAAACCGCCGCTCCGTCCGCCGTGATCGTCGCCATCGACGGTCCCTCCGGCACGGGCAAGTCCAGCACCTCCAAGGCCGTGGCCGCCAAGCTCGGGCTGCGCTACCTGGACACCGGTGCCCAGTACCGGGCCATCACCTGGTGGATGATCACCAACGGCGTCGACACCGACGACCCGCAGGCCATCGCCCTCGCCGCCGGCAAGCCGGCCATCGTCTCCGGCACGGACCCGGCCGCCCCCACCATCACGGTGGACGGCCTGGACGCCTCCGGCCCGATCCGCACCCAGGAGGTCACCTCCAAGGTCAGCGCCGTCAGCGCCGTCCCCGAGGTGCGCGCCCTGATCACCGACCTCCAGCGCTCCATCGCCGCCGAGGCGGCCCAGGAGGCCGACGGGATCGTCGTCGAGGGCCGGGACATCGGCACCACCGTCCTGCCCGACGCCGACCTCAAGGTCTTCCTGACGGCCTCGCCCGAGGCCCGCGCCGCCCGCCGCAGCGGCGAACTGCGCGGCAAGGAGGCCACCGACCTCGCGGCCACCAGGGAAGCGCTGATCAAGCGGGACGCAGCCGACTCCGGCCGCAAGACCTCCCCGCTGGCCAAGGCCGGCGACGCCGTCGAGGTCGACACCACCGAACTCACCCTCGACCAGGTCATCGAATGCGTCGTGACCCTGGTCGAAGAGCGGCGCGCCAAGTGA
- the pnuC gene encoding nicotinamide riboside transporter PnuC, whose product MGWNTSWTEILGFATGAVCVWLVARQHIANWPVGIANNLFFIVLFTRAGLYADAGLQIVFIALAAYGWWSWTHGGGPGTAGALPVRRTTRAEWAWLLVAGAVGTAALTLLLGRVSDSTVPFWDALTTGLSLMATYGQCRKLLESWWLWIAADLVYIPLYAYKGLYLTSVLYAGFLALCVAGLVGWHRTLPARGARTALEATA is encoded by the coding sequence ATGGGCTGGAACACGAGCTGGACCGAGATCCTCGGCTTCGCCACGGGCGCCGTGTGCGTCTGGCTGGTGGCCCGGCAGCACATCGCCAACTGGCCGGTCGGGATCGCCAACAACCTCTTCTTCATCGTGCTGTTCACCCGGGCGGGCCTCTACGCCGACGCCGGGCTCCAGATCGTCTTCATCGCCCTCGCCGCCTACGGCTGGTGGTCCTGGACCCACGGGGGTGGACCAGGAACCGCCGGTGCCCTGCCGGTGCGCCGCACCACGCGCGCCGAATGGGCCTGGCTGCTGGTGGCGGGGGCGGTGGGGACCGCCGCCCTGACCCTGCTGCTCGGCCGGGTCAGCGACTCCACCGTCCCCTTCTGGGACGCCCTCACCACCGGGCTCTCCCTCATGGCCACCTACGGGCAGTGCCGCAAGCTCCTGGAGTCCTGGTGGCTGTGGATCGCCGCCGACCTCGTCTACATCCCGCTCTACGCGTACAAGGGGCTGTACCTGACCTCGGTCCTCTACGCGGGCTTCCTCGCCCTGTGCGTGGCCGGCCTCGTCGGCTGGCACCGCACGCTCCCGGCGCGCGGCGCCCGTACGGCCCTGGAGGCGACCGCATGA
- a CDS encoding Rieske (2Fe-2S) protein, with the protein MTDSNTARRTVLAAGAAVLAGGTLAACGSDTDKPGTGAGNASAGQTGGASPGASAPGAGAEPLVKAAAVPVGGGTVIKEQKVVVTQPTAGSFRCFTAVCPHQGCLVDKVENGTIDCPCHGSKFKVADGAVVHGPAVKPLAEKKITVSPEGEISLA; encoded by the coding sequence ATGACCGACTCGAACACCGCCCGGCGCACCGTACTGGCGGCCGGAGCCGCCGTCCTGGCGGGCGGCACCCTCGCCGCCTGCGGGTCCGACACGGACAAGCCCGGCACCGGCGCCGGCAACGCGTCCGCCGGGCAGACGGGCGGCGCGTCCCCCGGGGCCTCCGCGCCGGGCGCGGGCGCGGAGCCGCTGGTGAAGGCCGCCGCGGTACCGGTGGGCGGCGGCACCGTCATCAAGGAGCAGAAGGTGGTGGTCACCCAGCCGACGGCCGGCTCCTTCCGCTGCTTCACGGCCGTCTGCCCGCACCAGGGCTGCCTGGTGGACAAGGTCGAGAACGGCACGATCGACTGCCCCTGCCACGGCAGCAAGTTCAAGGTCGCCGACGGGGCCGTGGTCCACGGGCCCGCGGTCAAGCCGCTCGCGGAGAAGAAGATCACCGTGTCGCCGGAGGGGGAAATCTCGCTCGCCTAG
- a CDS encoding pseudouridine synthase, which yields MRSSGNGNGGGNRNSGGSGGGGRGNARGGGSGGGGGYRGSGSGGGSGSGGSRGGSSGGGYRGGSSGGSRGGYQGGGGYQGGSDSRDRDQPAPRIRNPRPEERRYDVGPEGERSGRSGPRAGGGGARGASARGGAKGGPRTPSRTPGIGGAGGPRSGPGSRSGQSRPRELDARIEERVRDRYADKPVIKTPKTFPGAELEGERLQKVLARAGMGSRRACEELIEQARVEVNGEIVTEQGKRVQPKDEIKVDGLTVATQSFLFFALNKPAGVVSTMEDPDGRQCLGDYVTNRETRLFHVGRLDTETEGIILLTNHGELAHRLTHPKYGVQKTYVAAITGSLPRDIGKRLKEGIELEDGYARADNFRVVDQVGKNYLVEVTLHEGRKHIVRRMLAEAGFPVDKLVRTSFGPIELGDQKSGWLRRLTNTEVGMLMREVGL from the coding sequence ATGCGAAGCAGCGGCAACGGCAACGGTGGCGGCAACAGGAACAGCGGCGGCAGCGGCGGCGGCGGGCGCGGTAACGCCCGCGGCGGCGGCTCCGGCGGCGGTGGCGGCTACCGCGGGAGCGGCTCCGGCGGTGGCAGCGGCTCCGGCGGCTCCCGCGGTGGCAGCTCCGGCGGCGGCTACCGGGGCGGCAGCTCCGGCGGCTCCCGCGGCGGCTACCAGGGCGGTGGCGGCTACCAGGGCGGCTCCGACTCGCGCGACCGCGACCAGCCGGCCCCCCGCATCCGCAACCCGCGCCCCGAGGAGCGCCGCTACGACGTGGGCCCCGAGGGCGAGCGCAGCGGTCGCAGCGGCCCCCGCGCCGGCGGCGGCGGTGCCCGCGGCGCGTCGGCGCGCGGCGGCGCCAAGGGCGGACCCCGCACCCCCTCCCGTACCCCCGGCATCGGCGGCGCCGGCGGCCCGCGCAGCGGTCCGGGCAGCCGCAGCGGCCAGTCCCGCCCCCGCGAGCTGGACGCGCGGATCGAGGAGCGCGTGCGCGACCGGTACGCCGACAAGCCGGTGATCAAGACCCCGAAGACCTTCCCCGGCGCCGAGCTGGAGGGCGAGCGCCTGCAGAAGGTGCTGGCCCGGGCCGGCATGGGCTCGCGGCGTGCCTGCGAGGAGCTGATCGAGCAGGCCCGCGTCGAGGTCAACGGCGAGATCGTGACCGAGCAGGGCAAGCGCGTCCAGCCGAAGGACGAGATCAAGGTGGACGGCCTGACGGTCGCCACCCAGTCGTTCCTGTTCTTCGCGCTGAACAAGCCCGCCGGCGTCGTCTCCACCATGGAGGACCCGGACGGCCGCCAGTGCCTGGGCGACTACGTCACCAACCGCGAGACCCGCCTCTTCCACGTCGGCCGGCTCGACACCGAGACCGAGGGCATCATCCTCCTCACCAACCACGGTGAGCTGGCCCACCGCCTGACGCACCCCAAGTACGGCGTGCAGAAGACGTACGTCGCGGCGATCACCGGCAGCCTGCCGCGCGACATCGGCAAGCGCCTCAAGGAGGGCATCGAGCTGGAGGACGGGTACGCCCGCGCCGACAACTTCCGCGTCGTCGACCAGGTCGGCAAGAACTACCTGGTCGAGGTGACCCTCCACGAGGGCCGCAAGCACATCGTCCGCCGCATGCTGGCCGAGGCCGGCTTCCCGGTCGACAAGCTCGTGCGGACCTCCTTCGGCCCGATCGAGCTGGGCGACCAGAAGTCGGGCTGGCTGCGCCGCCTGACCAACACCGAGGTCGGCATGCTCATGCGCGAGGTCGGTCTGTAG
- a CDS encoding ADP-ribosylglycohydrolase family protein: MTATKRAATGALVGLALGDALGFPTEFNDVPSILAKTGPWRQMRLPRPAIVTDDTQMTLALARGIRAAAERGSVGPLRLARPVREEFVEWYRSPENNRAPGNTCLRACALLKDPGRDWREASQTGSKGCGANMRVAPVGLVPGWSDEERAGAAQLQSALTHGHPTALAASDLTARAVHLLAQGAEVTGLVGQLRSYALENRTRYHERWLGDLWTRTGADASPESFIARGWDECLAVLDRLAAALRTPSPETDPCLTTGEGWIAEEALATALQCFLLFPDEPLLALRRAACTAGDSDSIACLAGAFAGAHLGADVWPRDWEGRIEYREELLAFGTLWDA, encoded by the coding sequence GTGACCGCCACCAAGCGTGCCGCGACGGGCGCCCTCGTAGGCCTGGCCCTCGGCGACGCCCTCGGCTTCCCGACGGAGTTCAACGACGTCCCCTCGATCCTCGCCAAGACCGGCCCGTGGCGCCAGATGCGGCTGCCCCGGCCCGCGATCGTCACCGACGACACCCAGATGACCCTGGCCCTGGCGCGCGGCATACGGGCCGCCGCCGAGCGCGGCAGCGTCGGCCCGCTGCGACTGGCCCGGCCGGTCCGCGAGGAGTTCGTCGAGTGGTACCGGTCCCCGGAGAACAACCGTGCGCCCGGCAACACCTGCCTGCGCGCCTGCGCCCTGCTCAAGGACCCCGGGCGCGACTGGCGGGAGGCCAGCCAGACCGGCTCCAAGGGCTGCGGCGCCAACATGCGCGTGGCCCCGGTGGGCCTCGTCCCCGGCTGGAGCGACGAGGAGCGGGCCGGCGCCGCCCAGCTCCAGTCGGCCCTCACCCACGGCCACCCCACCGCCCTGGCCGCCTCCGACCTGACCGCCCGCGCCGTGCACCTCCTCGCGCAGGGCGCCGAGGTCACCGGCCTGGTCGGGCAGCTGCGCTCGTACGCCCTGGAGAACCGCACCCGCTACCACGAGCGCTGGCTCGGCGACCTGTGGACGCGCACCGGCGCCGACGCCTCCCCGGAGTCCTTCATCGCCCGGGGCTGGGACGAGTGCCTGGCGGTCCTGGACCGGCTCGCGGCAGCCCTGCGCACCCCCTCCCCGGAGACCGACCCCTGCCTGACCACCGGCGAGGGCTGGATCGCCGAGGAGGCCCTGGCCACCGCCCTCCAGTGCTTCCTGCTCTTCCCGGACGAACCGCTCCTCGCGCTGCGCCGCGCCGCCTGCACCGCCGGCGACTCCGACTCCATCGCCTGCCTGGCCGGAGCCTTCGCCGGCGCCCACCTCGGCGCCGACGTCTGGCCCCGCGACTGGGAGGGCCGCATCGAGTACCGCGAGGAACTCCTCGCCTTCGGCACCCTCTGGGACGCGTGA
- a CDS encoding nucleotidyltransferase domain-containing protein: MLDAMGIDLAPVVAEQPDPLLFATVSGAHLYGFPSRDSDIDLRGAHLLPPRALLGLRDPEETRTRMWQDDGVELDLVTHDLRKFVRLMLRRNGYVLEQLLSPLVVHTTEAHAELAALAPGVLTHHHAHHYRGFATTQWRLFEKTTELKPLLYAFRALLTGIHLMRSAEVQAHLPTLLGEVPEAPAYLAGLIEAKAAAEHGGYEGPSAEAVARDLDALHAVLDAAQAGTALPEYVSAYEELDEFVVRHRAGL; this comes from the coding sequence GTGCTGGACGCCATGGGCATCGACCTCGCCCCCGTCGTCGCGGAGCAGCCCGACCCGCTGCTCTTCGCCACCGTCTCCGGGGCCCACCTGTACGGCTTCCCCTCCCGGGACTCCGACATCGACCTGCGCGGCGCCCACCTGCTGCCGCCGCGCGCCCTGCTCGGCCTGCGCGACCCGGAGGAGACCCGGACCCGCATGTGGCAGGACGACGGGGTCGAGCTGGACCTCGTCACGCACGACCTGCGCAAGTTCGTCCGCCTCATGCTGCGGCGCAACGGCTACGTGCTGGAACAGCTGCTGTCCCCGCTCGTGGTCCACACGACCGAGGCGCACGCGGAGCTGGCCGCGCTGGCCCCGGGCGTGCTCACCCACCACCACGCCCACCACTACCGGGGCTTCGCCACCACCCAGTGGCGGCTCTTCGAGAAGACGACCGAGCTGAAACCCCTGCTCTACGCCTTCCGCGCGCTGCTCACCGGCATCCACCTCATGCGCTCCGCCGAGGTGCAGGCGCACCTGCCCACCCTGCTCGGGGAGGTTCCGGAGGCGCCCGCATACCTGGCCGGGCTGATCGAGGCCAAGGCGGCCGCCGAGCACGGCGGGTACGAAGGGCCCTCGGCCGAGGCGGTCGCGCGGGACCTGGACGCGCTGCACGCGGTGCTGGACGCGGCGCAGGCCGGCACGGCGCTGCCGGAGTACGTGAGCGCGTACGAGGAGCTCGACGAGTTCGTCGTGCGCCACCGCGCGGGGCTCTAG
- a CDS encoding prephenate dehydrogenase, producing MRTAVVIGTGLIGTSAALALTARGISVHLADHDPAQARTAAALGAGTDDAPEGQVDLAIVAVPPAHVAAALADAIGRGLARAYVDVASVKGGPRRELAALGADTSAYIGTHPMAGKERSGPLAATADLFEGRPWVLTPTRETDHEVLNLALELVALCRAVPVVMDADAHDRAVALVSHTPQLVSSMVAARLEEADETAVRLCGQGIRDVTRIAASDPRMWVEILSANPGPVADVLAGIAADLAETVEALRGLQSADEAARKGGAAGIEDVLRRGNAGRVRVPGKHGAAPMAYETVGVFISDKPGELARIFADAGRAGVNVEDVRIEHATGQQAGLVQLMVEPRAVAALTAELRERGWALRQQ from the coding sequence GTGAGAACCGCCGTCGTCATCGGAACCGGACTGATCGGCACCTCCGCGGCGCTCGCCCTGACCGCCCGGGGCATCAGCGTCCACCTCGCCGACCACGACCCGGCGCAGGCCCGCACGGCCGCCGCCCTGGGCGCCGGCACCGACGACGCCCCCGAGGGCCAGGTGGACCTCGCGATCGTCGCCGTACCGCCGGCCCACGTCGCCGCCGCCCTGGCCGACGCCATCGGACGCGGCCTCGCCCGCGCCTACGTGGACGTGGCCAGCGTCAAGGGCGGCCCGCGCCGCGAGCTCGCGGCGCTGGGCGCCGACACCTCCGCCTACATCGGCACCCACCCCATGGCCGGCAAGGAGCGCTCCGGCCCGCTGGCCGCGACGGCCGATCTGTTCGAGGGCCGGCCCTGGGTGCTGACCCCGACCCGGGAGACCGACCACGAGGTCCTCAACCTGGCCCTGGAACTCGTCGCGCTGTGCCGGGCCGTCCCCGTCGTGATGGACGCCGACGCCCACGACCGGGCGGTGGCCCTCGTCTCGCACACCCCGCAGCTGGTCTCCAGCATGGTCGCCGCCCGCCTGGAGGAGGCGGACGAGACGGCCGTCCGGCTGTGCGGGCAGGGCATCCGCGACGTGACCCGCATCGCCGCCTCCGACCCCCGGATGTGGGTGGAGATCCTCTCGGCCAACCCGGGACCGGTGGCCGACGTCCTCGCCGGCATCGCCGCCGACCTGGCGGAGACCGTCGAGGCGCTGCGCGGCCTCCAGTCCGCCGACGAGGCCGCGCGCAAGGGCGGCGCGGCCGGCATCGAGGACGTCCTCAGGCGCGGCAACGCCGGCCGGGTCCGGGTCCCCGGCAAGCACGGCGCGGCGCCCATGGCGTACGAGACCGTGGGCGTGTTCATCAGCGACAAGCCGGGTGAGCTGGCGCGGATCTTCGCGGACGCCGGCCGCGCCGGCGTCAACGTCGAGGACGTGCGGATCGAGCACGCCACCGGCCAGCAGGCCGGCCTGGTGCAGCTCATGGTGGAACCCCGGGCGGTCGCCGCCCTGACCGCCGAGCTGCGCGAGCGGGGCTGGGCGCTGCGGCAGCAGTAG
- a CDS encoding YidB family protein, protein MAGNDLGSLLGGLLGGGQGGGSAGGGSAVGGGDILGALLGALLGGGGAPGAPAAGARGGADNPLGGLLDMLTRSGLADQAQSWIGTGENQPVSGSQIKEALPDDALRQAAQQAGVSPDEAADQLARTLPQAVDKLTPNGQVPTESLEEIIRKQNL, encoded by the coding sequence ATGGCGGGCAATGACCTCGGTTCACTCCTCGGCGGACTCCTCGGCGGCGGCCAGGGCGGCGGCAGCGCCGGCGGCGGCTCGGCGGTCGGCGGGGGCGACATCCTCGGCGCGCTCCTCGGCGCCCTGCTGGGCGGCGGCGGTGCCCCGGGCGCCCCGGCCGCGGGCGCCCGGGGCGGGGCGGACAACCCCCTCGGCGGGCTGCTGGACATGCTGACCAGGTCCGGGCTCGCCGACCAGGCGCAGTCCTGGATCGGCACCGGCGAGAACCAGCCCGTGAGCGGCTCCCAGATCAAGGAGGCGCTCCCGGACGACGCCCTCCGGCAGGCTGCCCAGCAGGCCGGCGTCAGCCCCGACGAGGCCGCCGACCAGCTGGCGCGGACGCTCCCGCAGGCCGTCGACAAGCTGACCCCGAACGGCCAGGTCCCGACCGAGTCGCTGGAGGAGATCATCCGGAAGCAGAACCTCTGA